In Brachyspira hampsonii, the following are encoded in one genomic region:
- a CDS encoding tetratricopeptide repeat protein: MKVIFKYFTLMICFLSIISCNKQVIFNRFNLNRAYSLYEKGKNADDDKALLEITSTYNDIINQKIYAQDRLASVYRTLAERSLVKEQYAYSAKYFNEALKILPNSPYLRYGLGISYANLAESADTYEKKSNFIQRAENNISFAINKDPNNPNYYAALASLKGIQENNYEEAFDNIKKAVEMDPNNADYLMLLARIQYSRGNYNEAVAAYRKILNLPVENNLKEIVLKNIEQIIGQQN; encoded by the coding sequence ATGAAAGTAATTTTTAAATATTTTACATTGATGATTTGTTTTTTATCTATAATATCATGTAATAAACAGGTTATTTTCAATAGATTTAATTTAAATAGAGCTTATAGTCTATATGAAAAAGGAAAAAATGCAGATGATGATAAAGCCTTGCTTGAAATAACATCCACTTATAATGATATTATAAATCAGAAAATATATGCTCAGGATAGACTCGCATCTGTATACAGAACTTTAGCAGAAAGAAGTTTAGTAAAAGAGCAGTATGCATATTCAGCAAAATATTTTAACGAAGCATTAAAAATACTTCCAAATAGTCCTTATTTAAGATACGGACTTGGAATATCTTATGCCAATTTAGCAGAAAGTGCTGATACTTATGAAAAAAAGAGTAATTTTATACAAAGAGCAGAAAACAATATTAGTTTTGCTATAAATAAAGATCCTAACAATCCTAATTATTATGCGGCTTTAGCATCATTGAAAGGGATACAAGAAAATAATTATGAGGAAGCATTTGATAATATAAAAAAAGCCGTAGAAATGGATCCTAATAATGCAGACTATTTAATGTTATTAGCAAGAATACAGTACAGCAGGGGAAATTATAATGAAGCTGTTGCAGCATACAGAAAAATACTCAATCTTCCTGTTGAAAATAATTTAAAAGAAATAGTTTTAAAAAATATTGAGCAAATTATAGGACAGCAAAATTGA
- the dprA gene encoding DNA-processing protein DprA, with amino-acid sequence MSKNYDIKTYLIALNQIDKVGDKRISELINHYESVENIFEDKEENIRELLEKKFKSQIGSFDKNEILDKANTIVEKSKDYGIGILDLFNEDYPFNLKQIDNPPYILYYKGDLKKLRRNAIAIVGTREPTNESRKYSFELASKLSSLNISVVSGMAKGVDREAHLGAISSHINTVAVLGNGIDTVYPSENLQIYNKLSEKGLIVSEFEIGRKPDRMNFPRRNRIISGLSYAVVMAEAPSKSGALITVDYALNQGRDVYVAPYDEKKNCYFGNHKLYKDGAKIAYSYMDILEDFDSIFSNDDDYIKMKLKYFEGGEIKSKAVKNDSIKNESNKEIKKEENKKKKTEKQNYESIISGLQEDESLLYNIIKQNDKIHIDEIIEESKMKVQAVTSMLMQLEIKGIIKQLSGKYYTIEK; translated from the coding sequence TTGAGTAAAAATTATGATATTAAAACTTATTTGATTGCCTTAAATCAAATTGATAAAGTAGGAGATAAAAGAATATCCGAACTTATTAATCATTATGAATCTGTAGAAAATATTTTTGAAGATAAAGAAGAAAACATTAGGGAATTATTAGAAAAAAAATTTAAATCTCAAATAGGCAGCTTTGATAAAAATGAGATATTAGATAAAGCAAATACAATAGTAGAAAAATCAAAAGATTATGGAATAGGAATATTAGATTTATTTAATGAAGATTACCCATTTAATTTAAAACAAATAGATAATCCTCCTTATATACTTTATTACAAGGGGGATTTGAAAAAACTAAGAAGAAATGCTATAGCTATAGTAGGTACAAGAGAGCCTACAAATGAAAGCCGTAAATATTCTTTTGAACTTGCAAGTAAATTATCATCTTTAAATATATCGGTTGTTTCCGGAATGGCTAAGGGAGTTGATAGAGAGGCACATCTTGGGGCTATATCATCTCATATTAATACTGTAGCTGTTTTGGGAAATGGTATAGATACAGTTTACCCTTCTGAAAATTTGCAGATATATAATAAATTATCAGAAAAAGGATTAATAGTAAGCGAATTTGAAATTGGAAGAAAACCAGATAGAATGAATTTCCCTAGAAGAAACAGAATAATATCAGGACTTTCTTATGCTGTTGTTATGGCGGAAGCTCCGAGTAAATCCGGTGCTTTAATTACAGTTGATTATGCTCTAAATCAAGGCAGAGATGTTTATGTAGCTCCTTATGATGAGAAAAAAAACTGTTATTTCGGAAATCATAAATTATACAAAGACGGGGCGAAAATAGCATATAGTTATATGGATATACTAGAAGATTTTGATTCAATATTTTCAAATGATGATGATTATATAAAAATGAAATTAAAATATTTTGAAGGCGGAGAGATAAAATCTAAAGCCGTAAAAAATGATTCTATAAAAAATGAAAGCAATAAAGAAATAAAAAAAGAAGAAAATAAAAAAAAGAAAACTGAAAAACAAAATTATGAATCTATTATAAGCGGTTTACAGGAAGATGAGTCATTGCTTTATAATATAATAAAACAAAATGATAAAATACATATTGATGAAATTATAGAAGAAAGCAAAATGAAAGTGCAGGCTGTAACTTCTATGCTAATGCAATTGGAAATAAAAGGGATTATAAAGCAGCTTTCAGGAAAATATTACACTATAGAAAAATAA
- the topA gene encoding type I DNA topoisomerase yields MATTTEEKVKKTASKKKKDKKESKKKKLVIVESPAKAKTINRYLGSDYLVMSSMGHLIDLPRSRLAIDVDHGFEPEYITIRGRAKILNELKKEAKKAEEVLLAADDDREGESIAWHIGNKIRGVNSAVPIKRIVFHEITKDALKEAIDQPRDIDISKVNAQKARRVLDRLIGYNLSPLLWEKIKRGLSAGRVQNVALLIICNREDEIETFVPVEYWTFGVFLKHKNKEFLAELQKYKGEKPDLKTKQDVDDIMEHLKDKTYTVSSIEVKDRLRNPTAPYTTSKLQQAASSALGYSASKTMQVAQSLYEGVDIAGEATGLITYMRTDSVRISPVAQEQAREFIEKEYGSNYLPNEAPTYSVKKNAQDAHEAIRPTNVFLTPDSIKEYLKTDQYKLYKLIWERFVSSQMLPAKMKNTRAIITAGDCEFSLSSSKIEFDGFMKVLTIDKEDKEKASKMPNLSKDDVCEFVENNPQQHFTTPPPRYTDASLVKILEESGIGRPSTYAPTIKTIISRHYVQRKGKQLIPTELGKLVNELISENFPELVNINFTADMESKLDKIEDDNIEWNNILKEFYPHFLDTLKTATENINNMKDFFNEETDFVCEKCGKKMIKRLGKYGYFIACSGFPECKNTKGIPFGVCPKCGGDITLKRSKRGREFYGCSNYPKCDFVSWDKPLQEPCPKCGGLMVEKNIKNKGLFKVCIKEDCGYSEEIKEDEE; encoded by the coding sequence ATGGCTACAACAACAGAGGAAAAAGTAAAAAAAACAGCATCTAAAAAGAAAAAGGACAAAAAAGAGTCTAAAAAGAAAAAACTTGTTATAGTGGAGTCTCCGGCAAAAGCTAAAACAATTAACAGATATTTAGGCTCTGATTATCTTGTAATGTCATCAATGGGGCATTTAATAGATTTGCCTAGAAGCAGACTAGCTATAGATGTTGATCATGGCTTTGAACCTGAATACATCACAATAAGAGGAAGAGCTAAAATATTAAATGAATTGAAGAAAGAAGCGAAAAAGGCTGAAGAGGTTTTATTAGCAGCCGACGATGATAGAGAGGGAGAAAGCATTGCTTGGCATATAGGAAACAAAATCAGAGGCGTTAACTCTGCTGTACCTATAAAAAGAATAGTTTTTCATGAGATAACTAAAGATGCATTAAAAGAAGCAATAGATCAGCCAAGAGATATAGATATTTCAAAGGTAAATGCTCAAAAGGCAAGAAGAGTATTAGACAGACTCATTGGTTATAATCTTAGCCCTTTGCTTTGGGAAAAAATAAAAAGAGGACTTTCAGCCGGACGAGTACAAAATGTTGCTTTGCTTATAATATGCAATAGAGAAGATGAAATTGAAACTTTTGTACCTGTAGAATATTGGACATTCGGAGTATTTTTAAAACATAAAAATAAAGAGTTTTTAGCTGAACTTCAAAAATATAAAGGTGAGAAACCAGATTTAAAAACTAAGCAGGATGTTGATGATATAATGGAGCATCTTAAAGATAAAACTTATACAGTTTCAAGTATAGAGGTAAAAGACAGACTAAGAAACCCAACAGCTCCTTATACAACAAGTAAACTTCAGCAGGCGGCAAGCAGTGCATTGGGATATAGTGCCTCAAAAACTATGCAGGTAGCTCAATCACTTTATGAAGGAGTAGACATTGCAGGAGAAGCAACAGGTTTAATAACATATATGCGTACTGACAGTGTAAGAATATCCCCTGTAGCTCAGGAACAGGCAAGAGAGTTTATAGAAAAAGAATATGGAAGTAATTATTTACCTAATGAAGCTCCTACATACTCAGTAAAAAAGAATGCTCAGGATGCACACGAAGCTATAAGACCTACTAATGTATTTTTAACACCAGACAGTATTAAAGAATATTTAAAAACAGATCAATATAAACTGTACAAACTTATATGGGAGAGATTTGTATCTTCTCAAATGCTTCCTGCAAAAATGAAAAATACAAGAGCAATCATAACAGCAGGAGACTGTGAGTTTTCACTTTCTTCCTCAAAAATAGAATTTGACGGATTTATGAAAGTTCTTACAATAGATAAAGAAGATAAAGAAAAGGCTTCAAAAATGCCTAATTTATCAAAAGATGATGTTTGCGAATTTGTTGAAAATAATCCGCAGCAGCATTTCACTACGCCTCCTCCAAGATATACAGATGCTTCACTCGTTAAAATACTAGAAGAATCTGGAATAGGAAGACCTTCTACTTATGCTCCTACTATTAAAACAATAATATCAAGGCATTATGTACAGAGAAAAGGAAAGCAGTTAATACCTACAGAATTGGGAAAACTTGTTAATGAACTTATAAGTGAAAATTTCCCAGAACTTGTAAATATTAACTTCACAGCTGATATGGAAAGTAAACTTGATAAAATAGAAGACGATAATATAGAATGGAATAATATATTAAAAGAATTCTATCCTCATTTTTTGGATACATTGAAAACAGCTACTGAAAATATTAACAATATGAAGGACTTTTTCAATGAGGAAACAGATTTTGTATGCGAGAAATGCGGCAAGAAAATGATTAAAAGACTTGGAAAATACGGCTATTTCATAGCATGTTCCGGATTTCCTGAATGTAAAAATACTAAAGGAATACCTTTTGGTGTATGTCCTAAATGCGGCGGAGATATTACTTTAAAAAGATCAAAAAGAGGAAGAGAATTCTATGGCTGTTCTAATTATCCTAAATGCGATTTTGTAAGCTGGGATAAACCTCTTCAGGAACCTTGTCCTAAATGCGGAGGACTTATGGTTGAGAAGAATATTAAAAACAAAGGATTGTTTAAAGTTTGTATCAAGGAAGATTGCGGTTATTCAGAGGAGATAAAAGAAGACGAAGAATAA
- a CDS encoding N-acetylmuramoyl-L-alanine amidase family protein, with amino-acid sequence MYQGRLRLFRGDKRRRRITLFFIIVLALFNTYLVYAQNNDKIKLNNLNIKVEDLKEAFNPAVSKFNEKTISTIIIDPGHGGKDPGAIGVNKLYEKDIVLSFSLELKEELEELLPDVKIVLTRTNDIYPTLEERFKIANEAAKINTDKSKNALFVSVHANASFSTSARGFEAYFVSAQESSEYARAVSMFENDALVKFDNIDTSKYENDSSQITHNYMLVEQYQKESKLLAESITEEVLKVSGVARRTRPVQNALFYVLKGAVMPSTLIELGFITNPEDAKLMNTKETRLKMVKATAKGIKQYIELFEKTKGFTK; translated from the coding sequence TTGTATCAAGGAAGATTGCGGTTATTCAGAGGAGATAAAAGAAGACGAAGAATAACATTATTTTTCATTATTGTATTAGCTCTGTTTAATACTTATTTAGTTTATGCACAGAATAATGATAAAATAAAACTAAATAATCTAAATATAAAAGTAGAGGATTTGAAAGAGGCTTTTAATCCTGCAGTAAGTAAATTTAACGAAAAAACTATATCGACAATAATTATAGATCCAGGACATGGCGGAAAAGACCCCGGAGCTATTGGGGTAAATAAATTATATGAAAAAGATATAGTTCTTTCTTTTTCTTTAGAATTAAAAGAAGAGTTAGAAGAATTACTCCCAGATGTAAAAATAGTCTTAACGCGTACTAATGATATATATCCTACACTTGAAGAGCGCTTTAAGATAGCAAATGAGGCTGCTAAAATAAATACGGATAAATCCAAAAATGCATTATTTGTAAGCGTGCATGCCAATGCATCATTCAGTACAAGTGCCAGAGGTTTTGAGGCTTATTTTGTTAGTGCTCAGGAATCAAGCGAATATGCTAGGGCTGTATCTATGTTTGAAAATGATGCTTTGGTAAAATTTGATAATATAGACACTTCAAAATATGAAAATGATTCTTCTCAAATTACACATAATTACATGCTTGTAGAACAATATCAAAAAGAAAGTAAATTATTAGCAGAATCAATTACAGAAGAGGTTCTTAAAGTATCAGGAGTTGCAAGAAGAACAAGACCTGTACAAAATGCTTTATTTTATGTATTAAAAGGTGCTGTTATGCCTTCCACATTAATAGAATTAGGATTTATCACAAATCCAGAAGATGCTAAACTTATGAATACAAAAGAGACAAGGCTAAAAATGGTAAAAGCAACAGCTAAAGGTATAAAGCAATACATAGAACTCTTTGAAAAGACTAAAGGTTTTACAAAATAA